A part of Arachis hypogaea cultivar Tifrunner chromosome 12, arahy.Tifrunner.gnm2.J5K5, whole genome shotgun sequence genomic DNA contains:
- the LOC112728416 gene encoding uncharacterized protein — MAKKPVKYTIVDAFTESAFKGNPAAVCLLDEEREQQWLQSVAAEFNLSETAFLITIHNQNSNPRFALRWFTPVAEVKLCGHATLASAHTLFSSGLVDANSIIEFVTLSGILTAKRIPAINEEETKDGLFYVELDFPVDPIKEEESNFAEISSQISEALSGANIIDLKRTQDSEDSLVVLESGEALLEVEPKIDAIVKLECARGLLVTAIAPPGSGFDFYSRCFFPKYGINEDPVTGSAHCALASYWCKKLGKCDFNAFQASKRGGVLNIHIDEKSQRVLLRGKAVTIMEGCVLV, encoded by the exons atgGCAAAGAAACCTGTCAAGTACACTATA GTTGACGCATTCACAGAGTCAGCGTTCAAGGGGAACCCTGCAGCTGTGTGtttgttagatgaagagagggAACAACAATGGCTGCAATCTGTAGCTGCTGAGTTCAATCTCTCAGAAACTGCTTTCTTGAttacaattcataatcaaaactCTAATCCTCGTTTTGCTCTCAGGTGGTTCACTCCTGTTGCTGAG GTTAAACTATGTGGCCATGCAACATTAGCATCAGCACACACACTATTTTCATCTGGTTTGGTTGATGCCAATAGTATTATTGAATTTGTTACCCTCTCTGGAATACTAACTGCCAAAAGAATCCCAGCAATCAATGAAGAAGAAACCAAGGATGGATTGTTCTATGTTGAATTGGATTTTCCTGTTGACCCTATAAAGGAAGAAGAATCCAACTTTGCTGAGATTTCTTCTCAAATCTCTGAGGCATTGAGTGGTGCTAACATAATTGATTTAAAGAGGACACAAGATTCAGAAGACTCACTC gttgtactAGAATCTGGAGAAGCTTTGTTAGAAGTGGAGCCAAAAATTGATGCAATAGTTAAACTTGAATGTGCTAGAGGTTTGCTTGTTACAGCAATTGCTCCTCCAGGATCAGGATTTGATTTCTACAGTAGATGTTTTTTCCCCAAATATGGAATCAATGAG GATCCTGTGACTGGGAGTGCACATTGTGCATTAGCATCATACTGGTGCAAGAAACTAGGCAAGTGTGATTTCAATGCATTTCAG GCATCAAAAAGAGGGGGAGTTCTGAATATTCATATTGATGAGAAGAGTCAGAGAGTGCTTTTGCGTGGAAAGGCTGTTACAATAATGGAAGGCTGTG